One segment of Pangasianodon hypophthalmus isolate fPanHyp1 chromosome 10, fPanHyp1.pri, whole genome shotgun sequence DNA contains the following:
- the disp2 gene encoding protein dispatched homolog 2 encodes MDAVSVCDEHCVISEINQTTAEGPALSEIPKVSLCPPDSEDAESPMNEVPIEGDHINHLSTPPSSSQLYDQVLQSHAYQSPRLKRCPCCNHQQPITDVCLNQTNVSSHSDCASNAVKTVNKSSPFHQPTCHNTMQCHWLQGSRDGSNYKPVQHHVVTVRTERLHRIPKNYSQVIVEYPMTVLISCAVVLLAFSLAGILIGPLPDFSDPLAGFEPRGTDIGIRLAAWAKLQESTGPGKALSLTSKQFEDQSIAREVTSKTQQHLRHRSRRMLHTDTTENAYFCNDPGDRYAQLVFRSGNSDSLWSLKAIYSMCEMEQTQIRSDVHFKELCQVKSKSEAAGNKGKGECCPSWSLGNFLALLNNVSSCFSLTAQQVSDSLSLLRYCAPYYHDGSLVASCAERSKYGYCASVPHSCKHSSIIYQILHYLVDKDFLGPQTVEYQVPSLKYSVLFLPMAKGNALMEIYLKHLEGHELTYNNTTITGMDLGIKQKLFKYYLSRDSVYPIITVLALLLTMALYLRSFLLSAMSLVAVTLSLLTSYFFYKVVFGLLFFPLLNLMAVLVLLGSCSNQAFTFNDFWKSQLSHNPPAALDKRIHRVLQEMGYLILVSGLTSSITFYSGYICSITVVRCFAVYLGSASLINTLFALVWLPCAIVLQERHAAGASTSASKPSWKPCCSKNPGGFWDTSSRKRCLFTMGQKFRGLKRGLSDTSNLIFLKVLPCGVVKFRYIWICCFAVLAAGGIYISCVDPGMKLPSSDSRATQLFRSSHPFERYDAEYRHQFMFERMKQGEDKPMTMTLIWGVTPANDDDRFNPRSNGSFTMDPEFNMSSSEAQVWLRKLCGKIRNQSFYSTSPADQEAVVDNTCFVEDLIHWVSIRRCSENEDAFSFCCNNITFPYPPSVFERCLKMMTEERQAETGSPRNGGLRFDSQNRIAALVVVFKTSQNYSFNFSRTSNFYKQIMSWFNNEISSAPPGLQTGWFVSQLLLYDLQQCLSSETLVVAGFSVALTFVSLLLTTWNIPLSIFVTFAVGGSVFVTVGLLVLLEWQLNSVEALFISTAAGLSVDFAANYCISYCLAPHTDRLGRVAYSLKKMGCPVATGAGAYFCVGIIMLPATALLFRKLGIFLLLVKCVACGFATFFFQSLCCFFGPEKNCGKIIIPCAKERATENIPPSCSGAEAGNNNPSANGTFSCGTGTGSQGRRNCNKEGGGAFLCPNQHRHRQHQSRLGREPEQYELQPLACHLSDSFENSTCTSKLSNRPSVLSDDIEFCGLSPKRYYDRISTESVSEEICSRHLKRCDNPQAVQTSSPYKGNKTRPVVVPPGDLAKEKRLCKKCHSGPGIKLWNISLSSSSMEDITVTETTDDTNKRSLSMDGAYRCHAHKRLLSCQSQSSIEGLEDSNETCLSDIEPAVSIAPPTVTEGELRPGHLNGKRDTLRLSLRETVYDPGSPGSGRGRTSQSELPVILPNSQPDLPDVWIKRDGRGEDSS; translated from the exons TGAGATCCCGAAGGTGTCATTATGTCCTCCAGACAGTGAGGATGCAGAGTCTCCCATGAATGAAGTCCCCATAGAGGGGGACCACATCAACCATCTGTCCACACCACCTTCTTCATCTCAACTGTATGACCAAGTGTTGCAGAGTCATGCGTACCAGTCACCTCGACTCAAGAGATGCCCGTGCTGTAACCaccagcagccaatcacagacGTCTGTCTGAATCAAACAAATGTGTCTTCTCATTCAGACTGCGCAAGCAATGCTGTCAAGACAGTTAACAAGAGCAGTCCCTTCCACCAGCCTACATGTCACAACACAATGCAGTGTCATTGGCTGCAAGGATCACGTGATGGCAGTAACTACAAGCCTGTTCAGCATCATGTGGTGACAGTCAG GACCGAGAGACTCCATCGGATTCCAAAGAA CTACTCCCAGGTCATAGTGGAATACCCGATGACAGTTCTTATCTCATGTGCAGTAGTACTCCTTGCCTTCTCCCTAGCAGGGATTTTGATTGGTCCTCTGCCAGATTTTTCAGATCCTTTAGCA GGATTTGAGCCACGTGGAACAGACATTGGGATTAGACTGGCAGCCTGGGCAAAGCTGCAGGAAAGTACTGGGCCTGGGAAGGCACTATCTCTGACATCTAAGCAGTTTGAAGACCAAAGTATAGCACG AGAGGTCACCAGTAAAACCCAGCAGCACTTAAGACATCGTTCAAGGAGAATGCTACATACAGACACTACTGAGAACGCCTATTTTTGCAATGATCCAg GAGATCGCTATGCCCAGCTGGTATTCCGCTCAGGAAACTCCGACAGTCTCTGGAGTCTGAAGGCAATCTATTCCATGTGTGAGATGGAGCAAACCCAG ATACGTTCAGATGTACACTTCAAAGAACTCTGTCAGGTCAAATCAAAATCAGAGGCTGCTGGCAACAAGGGTAAGGGAGAGTGCTGTCCAAGCTGGTCCCTGGGGAACTTCCTGGCTCTCCTCAACAATGTCTCCTCCTGCTTCAGTCTTACAGCTCAGCAAGTGTCGGACAGTTTAAGCTTGCTCAGATACTGTGCCCCTTACTACCATGATGGAAGCCTCGTTGCATCGTGTGCAGAGAGAAGCAAATATGGCTACTGTGCATCTGTCCCACATTCCTGCAAGCACTCCAGCATCATCTATCAGATTCTACATTACCTGGTGGATAAGGATTTCCTGGGGCCTCAGACCGTTGAATACCAGGTTCCATCCCTAAAATATAGTGTCCTGTTCCTACCAATGGCAAAAGGAAATGCATTAATGGAGATTTATCTAAAACATCTAGAAGGTCATGAGTTAACATACAACAATACTACGATAACAGGGATGGACTTGGGGATTAAGCAAAAGCTTTTCAAATATTACCTCTCAAGAGACTCTGTCTACCCCATTATCACAGTTCTCGCGCTGCTACTTACAATGGCCTTATATCTTAGATCATTCCTTTTATCAGCTATGTCACTGGTTGCAGTCACATTATCACTTTTGACATCTTATTTTTTCTACAAAGTTGTATTTGGCCTATTGTTTTTTCCACTTCTGAATCTCATGGCAGTTCTTGTCCTATTGGGAAGTTGCTCAAATCAAGCCTTCACCTTTAATGACTTTTGGAAGTCCCAACTGAGCCATAATCCTCCAGCTGCACTAGATAAGAGAATCCACCGTGTCTTACAGGAAATGGGGTACTTGATCTTGGTGTCTGGCTTGACATCCAGCATCACATTCTACTCAGGCTACATATGTAGCATTACAGTGGTGCGGTGTTTTGCTGTGTATCTTGGTAGTGCCTCTTTAATCAACACACTTTTCGCTCTTGTTTGGCTTCCCTGTGCCATTGTTTTGCAAGAGCGACATGCTGCAGGAGCTTCCACGTCTGCTTCTAAGCCATCATGGAAGCCATGTTGCTCAAAAAATCCTGGTGGATTTTGGGACACAAGTTCAAGGAAGCGGTGCCTTTTCACAATGGGACAGAAATTTCGGGGCCTAAAACGTGGACTCTCAGATACATcaaatctaatttttttaaaagtcctACCCTGTGGTGTCGTTAAGTTTCGATACATATGGATCTGCTGTTTTGCAGTCCTGGCTGCAGGAGGAATTTACATTTCATGTGTAGACCCTGGCATGAAACTGCCATCCTCAGACAGTAGGGCAACTCAGCTGTTTCGCTCCAGTCATCCATTTGAAAGATATGATGCTGAATACCGCCATCAGTTCATGTTTGAGCGAATGAAACAAGGAGAGGATAAGCCTATGACCATGACTCTCATCTGGGGTGTCACCCCAGCCAATGATGATGATCGTTTCAATCCAAGAAGCAATGGCTCCTTTACCATGGACCCAGAATTCAATATGAGTAGCTCTGAAGCCCAAGTGTGGTTGCGAAAGCTATGTGGAAAAATTAGAAACCAGAGTTTTTATTCAACATCACCAGCAGACCAAGAAGCAGTGGTAGACAATACCTGTTTTGTGGAAGACTTGATTCACTGGGTATCTATTCGCCGTTGTTCTGAAAATGAGGATGCTTTCAGTTTCTGCTGCAACAATATTACATTCCCCTACCCTCCCAGTGTTTTCGAGCGGTGTCTCAAAATGATGACGGAAGAACGACAGGCAGAGACAGGTTCACCTAGGAATGGGGGCCTTCGTTTTGATTCACAAAATCGAATTGCTGCCCTTGTTGTGGTATTTAAGACATCACAGAATTATAGCTTTAACTTCAGCAGAACTTCAAATTTCTATAAACAGATCATGTCTTGGTTCAATAACGAGATTTCTAGCGCTCCACCTGGACTGCAGACAGGGTGGTTTGTGAGCCAATTATTGTTGTATGACCTCCAGCAATGTCTGAGCTCAGAGACATTAGTAGTAGCAGGCTTTTCTGTCGCCCTTACATTTGTATCGCTTCTGCTCACCACTTGGAATATACCATTAAGCATTTTTGTGACGTTTGCTGTCGGGGGAagtgtttttgttactgttgGCCTGCTTGTGCTTTTAGAATGGCAGTTAAATAGTGTGGAAGCACTGTTCATTTCAACTGCTGCAGGCCTCTCTGTTGACTTTGCAGCCAATTACTGCATTTCTTACTGCCTGGCCCCACACACTGACAGACTGGGAAGGGTCGCATATTCTCTGAAGAAAATGGGTTGTCCAGTAGCCACAGGTGCAGGAGCATACTTTTGTGTTGGGATTATAATGCTACCGGCAACTGCACTGCTTTTCCGGAAGCTTGGGATATTTCTCCTTCTCGTGAAGTGTGTGGCATGCGGGTTTgccacttttttctttcagtcactCTGTTGCTTCTTTGGTCCGGAGAAGAACTGCGGGAAAATAATCATACCATGTGCAAAAGAGAGAGCCACAGAAAATATACCACCTTCTTGTTCAGGTGCTGAAGCAGGAAACAACAATCCATCAGCTAACGGTACATTCAGCTGCGGTACTGGCACGGGATCACAAGGGAGAAGAAATTGTAATAAAGAAGGTGGTGGAGCATTCTTGTGCCCCAATCAGCACCGCCACAGGCAACATCAGTCAAGGCTAGGGAGGGAGCCAGAGCAGTATGAGCTGCAACCCCTTGCCTGTCATCTAAGTGACAGCTTTGAAAACAGCACTTGCACCAGCAAGCTGTCCAACAGACCTTCTGTTCTTTCAGATGACATTGAGTTCTGTGGTCTCAGTCCAAAGCGATATTACGACAGGATTAGCACTGAATCTGTGAGTGAGGAAATATGCAGCAGACACCTCAAACGTTGTGACAATCCCCAAGCCGTCCAGACTTCATCCCCTTACAAAGGAAACAAAACGCGACCTGTAGTAGTTCCTCCAGGTGATCTAGCAAAGGAAAAGCGTTTGTGCAAGAAATGCCATAGTGGCCCTGGAATTAAACTATGGAACATCTCCTTGTCGTCCTCTAGCATGGAAGATATCACAGTCACAGAGACCACAGATGACACTAATAAAAGGTCACTCTCTATGGATGGGGCCTATAGATGTCATGCACATAAAAGACTTTTGTCTTGCCAGTCTCAGAGTTCCATTGAGGGGCTTGAAGATTCTAATGAGACTTGTTTGAGCGACATTGAGCCAGCAGTCTCTATCGCGCCACCCACTGTGACTGAAGGAGAGCTGCGACCAGGTCACCTCAATGGCAAGAGAGATACTTTGCGTCTGTCTCTGAGAGAAACAGTTTATGACCCTGGCTCCCCAGGGTCTGGAAGGGGGCGGACAAGCCAAAGTGAGCTGCCCGTAATATTGCCAAACAGTCAACCAGATTTACCTGATGTTTGGATCAAGAGGGATGGAAGAGGTGAGGACAGCAGCtga